CGACCTTGACTTAGTTGAGGTTGCGCCTAAGGCTAAGCCGCCGGTTGCCAAGATCATGGACTACGGCAAGTATAAGTACGAGCAAGCTCAAAAAGCCCGCGAAGCTCGCCGGAACCAGCAGCAGACCGTGGTCAAGGAGCAGAAGCTTCGTCCCAAGATCGATGATCACGACTATGAGACGAAGAAGGGGAACGTGGTCCGTTTCCTGGAGAAGGGTTCCAAGGTTAAAGTGACCATCATGTTCCGTGGCCGCGAACAATCACGCCCAGAGCTGGGATATCGGCTCTTGGAACGGTTGGCAGAAGATGTTTCTGAGGTGGGAATTGTAGAATCTCGCCCGAAACAAGATGGCCGGAATATGACCATGGTGCTCGGACCCGTCCGTAAGGGCAAGAAATAAGCACGCAGACCCCGTTCGACTGGGATTAAGGACTTTTAAGCGATGAAGCAGAAGACCCACAAGGGCACCGCAAAGCGCGTTAAGATGACCGGCTCTGGCAAGCTTCGCCGGGAGCAGGCTAATCGCCGCCACCTCCTTGAGGGTAAACCCTCCACCCGTACCCGTCGTCTGAAGGGCACCAAGGATGTTGCCCAGGCTGACACCAAGCGCGTCAAGCGTCTGCTCGGCAAAGCCTGAGCCAAATAATTGCCCTGAACGTTTACGACAAATAATTAAGGAAGTACCGAAGTGGCACGTGTAAAGCGGTCCGTTAACGCTAAGAAGAAGCGTCGTGAAATTCTCAAAGCCGCCCGTGGTTACCGCGGTCAGCGTTCTCGCCTGTACCGCAAGGCCAAGGAGCAGTGGCTGCACTCCAAAACTTACGCCTATCGTGATCGTCGCGCCCGTAAAGGGGAGTTCCGCAAATTGTGGATTCAGCGGATCAACGCTGCTGCCCGGATGAACGGAATTACTTACAACCGTTTAATCCAGGGGCTACGGCTTGCTGGCATTGAGGTGGATCGCAAGATCCTGGCTGAGTTGGCTGTCAATGACTTCCAAGCCTTCTCTGCTATTTGCGAGTCCGCTAAAGCCGCATTGCCGGAGGACGTGAATGCTCCCAATGCTGCCTAAGAATTTTAGGTAACCGAAAAACTCGTCTCTGGACATAAAATGTTCCTGGTGAGACGAGTTTTTTCATTCATTGGTCCTTTCTAGGGAACTGATGCCTAGCGCCAACACTATGATGGTTCCCACGATAATGAGAACCAGATGCGCTGCTAAGCAGTGATGATGAGGTGGAGTTAGTCATGGATTCCTTTGATAAGGATGGTTTGCCCATCAAGCCCAGGAAAGGGAACTGGGAAAACACCCAAGAGCAAATATTTGCTAAGCATCCGGGTGCTGATGTGGGGGCTTTTAATGTTCAGGATGTTGGGGCACAGTCTTATCGGCCTAGCATCACACAGCCCAGTGCCCCTGAACCAGTTTCTCAACCTGTAGATTCCGGGCTTCAGGCCCACCGCCCGCCCAAAAACAAAGCATTAGCTGCCTGTTTGGCACTGTTCCTGGGTACCACCGGGGCACATAATTTCTACCTGGGTAATTATCGCCGCGGAGTGGCTCAACTGACTTTCCTCGGGCTTTCATCATTCCTAGCTGGGGTCCCCGGTTTCCTGCTCGTAGTCTGGGCAATCATCGAATTCGTCTTAATTCTCGCCGATGTCGGCGCCTATAACACCCGAGGTCACCAGTGATCACCGAACTTGATTTTTCGGCACCTTTTAGCGATAAAACTCCTCGAGTAGTCCATGCCGCTAAACTGAAGCGTTCTTCCGGTCGAAAAAAGGCCCAGCGATTTTTAGTCGAAGGGGAAAATAGCGTCGAGGCGGCTTTAGCAACCGGCGCAGCTACTGATATTTTCCTCAGCGAGAGCGCTGCTCAACGATTTCAAGAATTGCTTCACTTAGCTCAGTACAGCAACGTTTATTGCCATCCAATTTCTGCCAAAGCTGTCCAGTTGCTATCAGACACAAAAAGTTCGACGGGTATCTTCGCGGTCTGTACCCCGGTGCTCTGGCGTTTTCGGCAGTGCCTAGACGGATCTCCTCGGCTTATCAGCATTCCGGTGGAAACCCGTGAACCAGGAAACGCAGGTACTCTTATCCGCGTATCCGACGCCATGGGAGCAGACGCCGTGGTTTTTGCTGGAGACACATGTGACCCGTTGTCGTCAAAAGTCGCTCGATCATCAGCCGGTTCTCTATTTCACATTCCGGTATCTCGGCATCGAGACATTGACGAAACGATTAGCTATATCCAAGGCAAGGGGATTCAGGTGTTAGCTACTGCTGCTGATGGTGATATTTCCCTGGATAATGCAGGCGAGATTCTCTCGCAGCCAACTGCCTGGCTGTTCGGTAATGAAGCACATGGCCTCAGCCCGCAGATTCAGGAATTAGCAGATCATCGGGTGAGAATTCCCATTCGTGGCCGGGCAGAATCACTCAATTTGGCTACCGCTGCCGCTATATGTCTGTACGAGTCGGCCCGGGCCCAGCAGGAAGAGTTTCCCACCCAGAGATAAGAACCTAGGCAATCTCAAAAGCTGAAAGTCTAGCGGGGTAGACTGAAACGAATTGCAGAAGAGTAAACCCACAAGAAGGGGAAGGGCGACCAGGTGAGTGAGTCGACACAACAGCCGAAAATCACCGAAAATTCTTTGACGGAACCAGCTCTCAATGAGGCAGCAAACGCCGCGATCGAGGCTTTTTCCGCTGCTCAAAATCTGGATGAATTGGCCGAGCGACGCCGCGAACACCTTGGCGATTCTGCAGTTATTCCTCAAGCACGTCGATTTCTTGGGCAACTTCCTAAAGACAAGCGAAAAGACGCCGGACGTCTAGTCAACATGGCTCGTGGCCGAGTGGAGAAACACTTCGCACAGATCAAGGCGGAGCTAGAGGAAAAACGGAATCTTGAGGTTCTTCGCTCTGAACGTGTTGATGTCACTATCCCGACTGTTGTTTCTCAACTAGGAGCACTGCATCCCATCACCACCCTCGGAGAGCAAATTGCCGATATCTTTATTGGGATGGGATGGGAAATTGTTGAAGGCCCCGAGGTTGAGGCTGAATACTTCAATTTCGATGCGTTGAATTTCCTCCCTGATCATCCCGCTCGCACTTTGCAAGATACCTTTCACATTGGTGAACCAGGATCCAATCAGGTTTTGCGTACCCATACCTCACCTGTGCAACTGCGAGCGATGCTGGATCGGGACCTTCCCCTGTATGTGGCCTGTCCGGGACGGGTATTCCGAACTGATGAACTTGATGCCACGCATACCCCGGTTTTCCACCAAATTGAGGGATTAGCCATTGATAAGGGGTTGACCATGGCTCATCTCAAGGGCACCCTTGATCATTTAGCGAAAACACTCTTTGGTCCAGAGACCACCACTCGGATGAGAACAAATTACTTCCCCTTCACCGAGCCTTCTGCAGAGGTGGATGTGTGGTTCCCCAATAAAAAAGGTGGCGCTGGTTGGATTGAGTGGGGAGGCTGCGGCATGGTCAACCCCAATGTGTTAAAGGCTGCTGGGATTAATTCCGAAGAGTATTCCGGATTTGCTTTCGGAATGGGCCTTGAACGCACTCTCCAATTCCGCAACGGGCTCAGCGATATGCGTGACATGGTAGAAGGCGATGTCCGATTTACTCTTCCCTTTGGCATTCACGCATAGCGGAAAAAGCGTCGCATCGATAGATTTTCACTCTTAAAGGAGTACTCACTTTATGCTGATTTCACAGAATTGGATCACTCGAATTGTGCGGCATGCTAATCCGGGTTGGGGAGTCTCAGCTGCTGAGTTAGATTCTGGATTTGTTCGGGTTGGATTTGAGACCGAAGGCTATGCCTCAATTCCGGAAACCACCGGACCCCTGGTTATCGGACGGGTCGAAAACATCAAAGAATTAGAGGGGTTCAAAAAACCCATCCGGCACTGCCTGGTCAACGTTGGGTCCGCCAACGGCAGCGGGGACCTCCAATCCATCGTGTGTGGTGCCCGGAATTTCTCGGAAGGCGACCTTGTTGTAGTTTCTCTTCCCGGGACGGTGCTGCCCGGTAACTTTGAGATTTCTGCTCGAAAAACCTATGGGCAGATCTCTGCCGGCATGATCTGTTCTGCCATGGAGCTAGGTCTAAGTGAAAAGCAAAATCCCGGGATCATCACGTTGGATCCGGAAAGCGGAGAACCTGGCGATGATGCCCGTGACATCCTCGGGCTACACGACACAATTTTTGACGTCAATATCACTCCAGATCGCGGATATGCTCTGTCCGCTCGCGGTTTGTGCCGGGAAATTGCCAGTGCTTTTTGCCTCAAATTCACTGATCCGGCGTTTGACCCCTCCGCTGCAGGCGTCACTATCACCGTCCCGGAGGTATCGGGCGAAGCTGCGCCCGTTCAGATTGATGATGAGACGAAGGCGCGACGTTTCGGGCTGAGACTAGTCCGAGGAATTGATCCTCGTGCCGCATCACCTTGGTGGCTACAGCGTGAATTGATGCTGAGTGGTCAGCGTCCGGTGAATGTTGCTACGGATATTACGAATTATGTGATGCTGCTTCTCGGGCAACCTATGCATGCCTTCGACGCCCGGAAGATTCAGGGTGGTATTCATGTGCGTCGGGCCCGGAAAGGTGAGAAGCTTCGTACCTTAGATCATGTGGAGCGAGCCCTCCATCCAGAAGATGTGGTGATCTGTGATGATCAAGGCATCCAATCCTTGGCTGGTGTCATGGGTGGAGAGACCTCTGAAATCTCTGAGAGCACCACAGATGTCTACCTCGAGGCTGCTATTTGGGATCCTATCGCGGTAGCTCGAACGTCTCGTCGGCATAAATTAAGTTCGGAGTCTTCCCGACGTTTTGAACGCGGGGTAGATCCGGCGATCGTGGAAACCGCCTTGGATATTGCTGCCAGTCTGCTCATAGAGATTGCTGGCGGGACCATTGATTCCGGTCGGACTTTGATCGGCGAATTATCAGCTATGCCGGCTATCTCGATGAGAGCTACTCGCCCCACCGAGTTGGCTGGAGTTGAATATTCACAGGACGTGGTTGTGAAACGACTCCAAGAGGTGGGGTGCCAGGTAGAGGACGCTGCTTCGGGGGAGCTTGAGGTAACTCCGCCGACATGGCGTAGTGATTTGACCATGCCTGCAGAGTTAGTAGAAGAGGTATTACGGCTAGAAGGGCTAGAAGCAATCCCGTCCATTCTTCCGACTCCTCGTGGTGGACGTGGATTAAGTGCGGCTCAGCGACGCCGTCGGGCGATTGGTCACGCCTTGGCTTATTCCGGCTATGCCGAGATTTTACCTACGCCCTTTATGTCTCCCGACCTTCCGGATATGTGGGGGCTTCCGGATAATGATCCGCGCCGAGCTACCGTCAAGGTGCAAAACCCGCTGGATGTCTCCCAAAGCCACTTGGCTACCACCTTATTGCCGGCCATGTTCGAAGCTGTGGCTCGAAACCATGCCCGTGGTCGGGTCAATATGGAGATATTTGGACTTCAACAGGTGTCCTTTCACCGGGCTGAGAAATCTCCCATGCCTTCCGTGGCGCAGCGCCCCGATGATGCCACTCTTCAGGCTGTGCTAGATTCGCTGCCTAAGCAACCTCTGCACGTGGCAACCGTTGGGGTAGGTCAGCGGGTTTATGGCGGTCCGCTTAGTACTGCGCAGGACTATAGCTGGGCCGATGCCGTCGAATCTGCCCAGATTGTGGCACGTGCGGCTGGTATGCAGTTGGAAATTCGCCAGGGTGAAGAATTACCGTGGCATCCTGGGCGCTGTGCAGAACTGCGCGTTAATGGAGAAACTGTGGGGTATGCCGGAGAATTGCATCCCCAGATTTTAGAGAAGATGGAACTTCCGGCTCGGACGTGCGCAATGGAGCTAAATATCAGTGCCTTAACGCTAGAAGAGTATCTTCCCGCTCCGGTGCTTTCGGCTTACCCGAGTTTGCATCAAGATATTGCGCTGGTGGTGGATGAGGATATCGCTGCTGAATCAGTGCGACAGGTCGTGGTAGAAGGGGCCGGTGAGCTGCTCGAAAGCGTCGAACTTTTTGATATTTATCGCTCTGACCAGTTAGGGGAAGGCAAGAAATCGCTGGCTTTCGCCTTAGTATTCCGCGCTCCGGATCGCACTCTTAGGGATGAGGAAGTAAATGAGCGACGTATGGCTGCTGCCGAACTAGCCCGACAGCGTCTTGGCGCAGAGATGCGGTCCTAGGAAGTATCGCTCCCGAGGAACCTGCCCAACACACCGAATGCATAATTTACGAATTAACGTATAAAGTGCTAGGGTGTTGGCATGAGTCTTGATGTAGCAGTAGTGGGTGCCACTGGATACGCCGGAGGAGAAATTCTCCGGCTGCTTTTAGGTCATCCCGCGTATCTTTCAGGTGAACTAAGCATTGGGGCACTCATGGGAGCTAGTTCCGCGGGGCAGCGTCTGGGAGCCCTCATGTCACACCTGCCGCAGCTTGCTGATTGCGTCATTGAAGAAACCGATATTTCCCGGTTGGGAAATTTTGACGTGGTGTTTCTTGCTTTACCGCACGGTCATTCGGCGCGGGTGGCTGAGCAAGTCGGTGACGACACTGTAGTTTTGGATTGCGCTGCTGATTTTCGCTTGCGGGACGCACATACCTGGACAAAATTCTATGGGGCCGAGCATGCGGGGAGCTGGCCTTATGGGATCCCCGAGATGCCGGGGCATCGCGAGGACATACGACAAGCGCGGAGAGTAGCTGTACCTGGCTGCTTCCCAACTGGCGCTACTTTAGCTCTCTTACCTGCCGTACAATCGGGGCTTATTTATCCTGACGTGGTGATCACCTCAATCACCGGGGTTTCTGGTGCGGGGAAAAAAGCGGCTGTCGCATTTTTAGGTTCTGAAACAATGGGGTCGCTTAAGGCGTATAACGTTGCCGGCCAACATCGTCACACGCCGGAAATAGCTCAAAATCTCAATGAGTTTTCTCAAGAGCCAGTGACGGTGTCTTTTACTCCCGTCTTGGCACCACTAGTACGCGGTATTCTCACCACCGCAACGGCGCCGATCCGAGAGGGAATTAGTGATGCCCAAATTCGGGAGAGCTATGAGAAGTTTTGCGCGAAGGAACCGTTCCTGCACCTATTAGATCCTGGGCAGCAACCTCAAACCCAAGATGTTGTGGGAAGCAATATGTGTCAGCTCCAGGTGCAGCTAGACGAGTATTCGCGACGTCTGGTCGTCACCTCAGCTATCGATAATCTCACTAAAGGTACCGCCGGGGCAGCTATTCAATGCATGAATCTTATTTGCGGTTTCCCGGAAACAGCTGGACTAGCTCAAGCCGGTATAGCACCTTAAACAAAAAGAAAAGAGTGAATTTATGAGTACTCACCCAGGCATCACCACCCCCGCTGGTTTTCGGGCGGCCGCTATTGCGGCTGGCATTAAACCGTCAGGGAAATCAGATATGGCGCTCGTAGTAAACGATGGGCCTAAGTTTATTGCGGCTGGGGTTTTTACCCAGAACCAAGTCTTTGCCTCCCCGGTTAAAATCACTCGGCAGCATATACAAGACCATTGCCTTAAGGCCGTGCTTTATAACTCCGGTAATGCTAACGCCTGCAATGGCAAACAGGGGGACGATGATGCCTTATCGTTGATTACTCAAACTGCCAACAATCTAGGAATAGAGCCAGCTGACGTGGGAGCGTGCTCTACGGGACTCATCGGAGATCTTTTGCCGATGAATGTGATGCGGCCAGGAGTTGACGCTTTGTCTTCCAACCTCGGAGGCAATGGGCATCTCGCAGCCGAAGCCATTATGACCACCGACACGGTTGCGAAAGAGTTCTTTTCTGCTCAGGGGGAGTGGTCCTTGGGCGGGATGGGAAAGGGAGTTGGCATGATGGCGCCCTCCTTGGCGACGATGCTGGTCTGTCTAACGACCGATGCTGATGTCACCGCCGAGATGGCTCAAAAGGCCTTGGGTAAAGCGTGTTCCACAACTTTTAATACGCTAGATGTGGACGGCTCTACCTCCACTAATGACACGGTTCTGCTTTTAGCTTCCGGTGCGAGCGGGTACACCCCCAGTCAAGAAGAATTCGACGCCGTGGTCTACGAGGCGTGTTGGGATCTTATGAAACAAATGCAGGCCGATGCTGAAGGGGTAAGCAAACGAGTATCAATCACAGTCCGTGGTGCTGAAGATAATGATTCTGCCCTTACTGCTGCTCGTTGTATTGGTCGGGACAACTTGTGCAAGTGCGCGTTCTTTGGTTCAGACCCCAACTGGGGACGGGTACTCGTCGCTGTCGGGATGGCTCCGGTGGTAATGGATCCAGAGCACATCAATGTCTATTTCAATGGTGAACCGGTATGCCTAGACTCCACAGGAACTCCTCATGCTCGAGAGGTAGATCTTAGCGGGCCAGATATTAGCGTGGAAGTTGACTTAGCCACTGGCGGCCCGGGTACAGCAACGGTGTACACCACAGACTTATCTCATGCCTATGTGGATATTAATTCTGCCTACTCCTCCTAAAGCACCGTGATCAGTAAGGACACCTCGTCAATGTGTGAAGACGTTAGATCTTTAAGTTCTGGAGCTCGAGCTACCGTATTGGCTGAAGCATTGCCGTGGCTTAAGCACTTCCGCGACAAAATCGTGGTGGTGAAATACGGTGGCAACGCAATGGTCGATGACCAGCTCAAAGCCGCCTTTGCTGCCGATATGGTCTTTTTGCGTACCGTTGGTGCTAAACCAGTGGTAGTTCATGGCGGCGGTCCACAGATAACCACCATGCTGAAACGCCTTGGCTTAGAAGGTGAGTTTCGCGGCGGCTTCCGAGTCACCACTCCCGAAGTCATGGAAGTTGTCAGAATGGTGCTTTTTGGCCAAGTAGGTCGAGACCTCGTCGGACTTATTAATTCTCACGGGCCCTATGCGGTGGGTTGTTCTGGCGAAGATGCTGGACTCTTCACTGCGGAAAAACGGTTTGTCAATGTTGATGGACAACCCACAGATATTGGGCTAGTCGGCACAATTACTGATGTCAATCCCTCCGCAGTCATGGATATTATTGAGGCAGGGCGCATCCCCGTAGTATCGGGGATTGCTCCGGGAGTAAACGGGGAAGTCTATAACATCAACGCCGATAGTGCGGCTGGGGCTTTAGCGAGTGCTTTGCAGGCTGAACGTCTACTCATTCTGACCAACGTGAAAGGTCTTTATTCTCACTGGCCTGACCAAGATTCTTTACTCTCGAAAATTCAGGTAGGGGAGCTTGCCGAACTATTGCCTGAACTAGATGCGGGAATGATCCCGAAGATGGAATCCTGTTTAAAGGCTGTGGAATCTGGAGTAGCGGCAGCGCATGTCATTGATGGTCGGATTGAGCACTCTGTTCTTCTGGAGCTACTCACCATGGGAGGCATTGGAACCATGGTGCTGCCGGATGTTTATGACCTCGCAGATTATCCCGTAGGCAAGGTACTAAGAAAGGATGAAAGCCAATGAGCTCAATCTTGGAGCGCTGGTCAGAAGACCTGATGAACACCTATGGCACTCCGCCTGTAGCTTTGGTATCTGGTTCAGGATCAACTGTTCGCGATGATGCAGGTAAGGAATACCTTGATTTGCTGGCCGGCATTGCCGTAAATTCCTTAGGACATGCTCACCCTGCTGTGATAGCTGCGGTCTCTCACCAAGTTGCCACCTTGGCTCATGTTTCCAATCTTTTTGCCTCCGGCCCTGTGGTTTCCGTTGCCGAAGAACTAAAAAAGCGTTTTCGCAGTTCAGCCGAGACGCGAGTCTTTTTTTGCAATTCAGGTGCAGAAGCTAATGAAGCAGCCTTCAAGCTTGCCCGTCTAACTTCACGACCACGGGTGCTCAGTGCTATTCATGGGTTTCATGGCCGAACCATGGGTTCGCTGACGTTAACGGGTCAACCCGATAAACGAGCTGCTTTTGAACCCCTAGTACCAGGCGTGGAATATTTCACCTTCAACGATGCGGAGTCTTTGCGAAATCTAGTAACCAAAGATCCGGACAATACTGCTGCGATTATCCTTGAGCCGATTCAGGGCGAAACCGGGGTGATTCCAGCAACCAAAGATTTTCTCCACGAAGCACGACAACTCTGCAATGATCACGGGATTCTTCTGATCTTTGACGAAGTACAAACCGGAGTAGGTCGCACAGGCGCATTTTTCGCTCACGACATCTACGGAATCACACCAGACGTAGTCACCATGGCCAAAGGCCTAGGAGCAGGGCTTCCAATTGGAGCGTGCCTGGCGACCGGCCGGGCAGCTCAACTAATGCGGCCAGGTTCCCATGGAACTACCTTCGGTGGTAATCCCGTGGCCTGCGCGGCCGCGATAGCCGTACTAGAGACGATTGACGACGATTTTCTAGCGAGCGTCCGCGCCCGAGGCCGTCAATTCCGTGACCTATTAGCTGGCTGTGCGGAGGTCAAAGACGTCCGGGGAGAAGGACTCATGCTTGGCGTGGTGTTGCACCACCCCATTGCCAAAGATGTTGTGCGCTGCGGTCTGGAACATGGCGTCATCCTCAATGCTCCCGCCGAGGATATTATCCGGCTTACCCCACCGTTGGTGATCACTGAAGAAGAAGTTGCCGAGGCAGGACGACGAATCTCCGCGACGCTGAAGGCTGTGTCCGAGGAAAGGAACAAATAAATGAATTCGCTTCGCCATTTTCTATCCGATGATGATCTGACGCCTCAAGAGCAAGCTGAAATCCTATCCTTAGCTGCAGAATTAAAAAAGGCACCGCTGTCACGTCGCCCCCTCGACGGAGGCCTTAGCGTGGCCTTGCTTTTCGATAAAACCAGCACTCGAACCAGGTTTTCCTTTTGCGCAGGGATTGCCCACCTAGGCGGAAATGCCATTGCTGTTGATTCTCAAACTTCTCAACTCAGCAAAGGAGAATCTTTCCAAGACACCGGGGCGATATTGTCCCGTATGGTCGAAGCCATAGTCTGGCGCACTAATGCGCATAGCAATCTTCTCGAGATGGCAGAGACCGCCACAGTTCCCATCATCAACGGGCTGAGTGATGACGTTCACCCCTGCCAAATTCTGGCTGATCTCCAGACCTGTATTGAAAAACTCTGCCCGGAAGAAGGCCCCGCTGGTCTATCGTCGAAAAAGGCCGTGTATGTGGGCGACGCTGCCAATAACATGGCGCACAGCTATCTACTCGGCTTTGCTACTGCGGGAATGGATATATCCGTCGTCGGCCCTGAAGGATTTCTGCCTGATCCAAAATATGTTGCCCGGGCGAAGGCACGAGCTGAGGAAACCGGAGCAACGGTTCGGGTGAGTTCGGATCCTCTGGAAGTACGTAATGCTGATGTTGTTATCACGGATACCTGGGTGTCTATGGGGCAAGAAGATGACGGAAAAGACCGGCGCACTCCATTCTTGCCGTACCAAGTCAACGCCGATTTGATGAAGCTTGCGAATCCGGGAGCAATATTCCTTCATTGTTTGCCGGCTTATCGAGGAAACGAGGTGACCTCCGAGGTCATCGACGGTCCACAGTCGGTGGTTGTTGATGAAGCGGAAAATCGGCTCCATGCTCAAAAGGCTTTGCTAGTGTGGCTGCTAGAGAAAAATGGGCGAAGCGAGGCTCTATGACAGAGTTTCGTGATAGCGTTGCGCAGCCAGGGATGAGCCGTACTGCACGGCTGGCGTTGATTGCCGAACTGCTTCAGCGAACTCGGGTGTATTCACAGGTTCAGCTCTCAGAATTGCTGCTGGACGAGGGAATTGACATAACCCAAGCCTCTCTATCTCGTGATCTAGACGAACTCGGTGCTAAGAAAGTTCGTCCTCGACGAGGGGGGAGAGGTTTCTACACCATTGGAGAGACCGACCAATCCCAACCCGAAGTGGTTACTGGTCCAAGACTAAAACTCCAGCGGATGGTGGATGAACTCGTCGTTTCCATAGACCACTCCGGGAATATTGCGGTGTTGCGCACGCCACCTGGAGCTGCCCAATATTTGGCCAGTTTCATTGACCGAGTGGGCATGGGAGAGGTTGTGGGATCTATTGCTGGTGATGACACGGTTTTTGTACTAGCACGTGAACCGATGACCGGAGCTGAGCTTGGAAAATTATTAACTGAAAAGTGATCCTGGGCCGAGCCTCACGGTGGCCACGACCCAGTTGTAAAGTGTAAAAAGCACTCATGACATCTCCCCGGCGCGCGGGGAATCATGAACAATATTTTATAAGGAGATTTTCCCATTATGACTGACTGCGTAGTCCTCGCCTATTCTGGTGGTCTGGATACTACTGTTGCCATTCCGTACCTGAAGAAAATGACGGGTGGAGAGGTTATCGCCGTTTCCATTGACCTGGGACAAGGCGGTGAAGATATGGAGTCAGTCCGCCAACGAGCATTAGGGGCCGGAGCGGTAGAGTCCATTGTGGTCGACGCCAAAGATGAGTTTGCTGAGCACTATTGCTTGCCGACTATTAAAGCCAATGGCCTCTATATGAAGCAGTATCCGCTGGTGTCCGCGATTTCCCGGCCGTTGATTGTCAAACACCTGGTGCAAGCAGCTCAAGAACACGGTGGTACTCACGTAGCACATGGCTGCACCGGAAAAGGAAATGATCAGGTTCGTTTTGAGGTGGGATTTATGAATATGGATCCAGACCTCAAGATCATTGCTCCTGCCCGGGATTTTGCCTGGACTCGTGATAAAGCTATTGCCTTCGCTGAGGAAAACAACGTTCCTATTGAGCAGTCAGCAGCGTCTCCCTTCTCCATTGACCAAAATGTATGGGGTCGGGCAGTGGAAACCGGATTCTTGGAGGACCTGTGGAACCCGCCCACCAAGGATCTTTATGCCTACACGGAAGACCCTAACTTGGGTAACGCTCCTGATGAGTTGATTATCTCTTTTGAGAGCGGAGTTCCCGTTGCGATCGACGGCCGCCGCGTGAGCGTTTTGGAAGCTATCGAAGAACTCAACCGTCGGGCCGGCGCCCAGGGGGTTGGTCGTCTCGATATGGTGGAAGATCGCTTAGTGGGAATTAAATCGCGTGAGGTCTATGAAGCTCCGGGAGCTGTAGCCCTGATAACGGCTCACGAGGCTTTGGAAGATGTCACCGTCGAGCGGGAATTAGCTCGGTATAAGAGGTTGATCGACGCCCGCTGGTCCGAAGAAGTCTATGACGGCCTATGGTATGCCCCGTTGAAGCGTTCCCTGGATGCGTTTATTGAGTCCACCCAGGAAAATGTTACTGGCGATATCCGCTTGGTACTCCAAGCTGGACGGTGCGTCGTCAACGGACGTCGTTCTAACCACTCGCTCTATGATTTCAACCTGGCCACCTACGATACCGGCGATACCTTCGACCAAACGCTGTCTAAGGGATTTGTTGAACTTCATGGACTATCTTCCAAGATCGCTAATCGTCGGGATCGTGACGCCCGCAATTCCTAAAGTTATTTGA
This genomic interval from Corynebacterium poyangense contains the following:
- a CDS encoding argininosuccinate synthase; the encoded protein is MTDCVVLAYSGGLDTTVAIPYLKKMTGGEVIAVSIDLGQGGEDMESVRQRALGAGAVESIVVDAKDEFAEHYCLPTIKANGLYMKQYPLVSAISRPLIVKHLVQAAQEHGGTHVAHGCTGKGNDQVRFEVGFMNMDPDLKIIAPARDFAWTRDKAIAFAEENNVPIEQSAASPFSIDQNVWGRAVETGFLEDLWNPPTKDLYAYTEDPNLGNAPDELIISFESGVPVAIDGRRVSVLEAIEELNRRAGAQGVGRLDMVEDRLVGIKSREVYEAPGAVALITAHEALEDVTVERELARYKRLIDARWSEEVYDGLWYAPLKRSLDAFIESTQENVTGDIRLVLQAGRCVVNGRRSNHSLYDFNLATYDTGDTFDQTLSKGFVELHGLSSKIANRRDRDARNS